AACATATCTTTTAACATTATTTTGACAGCTAATACATCGTTTGATTCAACGCTTTGCTTAAACTCTTTTGTAAAGTTTTCTGGCATATTTTTTCTCCTAGATATCTAAAATCGCGTCCATTTCTTTTTGGATATCTTCAAGCCACTCTTGTTTAGCCACAAGCTCTTTTAAATTATCAAAATTATCTTTATTTTTCTTATCGTCGGCTTGATATTTCTTTATCTCATTCATCTTATCTTTCAAGACATTATCTAACTCGACGAATTTTTCTTTGAATCTTGTCTTCACTTCCTCAACTTGTTCTTTAGTTAATTTGACAGCTATATCCCCATTTTCAAATAAAGATTTTTGACTTTCATTTAAGAACAATTGACTCATCTTCGTAGCATCGACATACTCTTGTTCTTCAGTAACATCTTCATAATGCCCTGATTCTTCGAGCCATGTCCATGGTTTAAACCAACGCTTATTGTAGTTTTTCACATACACAGTATCAACAACAACTTCTTCTGTAGCTTTAGAACTATCAACTAGATTATTCGTATCTATAGAGATTTCCCCCAACATCAGTTCTTTCAAATCTAATTTAGGACCAGCTGTTGAGACATCCGCACTCAAACTTGCAAGCCGTTTAACATATCCTGCTAATAGTTCTTCTGCTTTTTGTGTAACAATTTTATCTCTCAGTACTTCTAATTCAGCGCGGACTTTACTTTGAATCTGTTTTAACTGCACATTGATTTTTTTAGCTTCGTATCGAGCTTCAGACGGAGTTAAATGTTTATTTTTCACCCTAGATATCACTTCTCTGATCAAAGCTTGAGCATCCTTCGTAATTTTATTCTTCCCAGTCTCAAGTTCTTTATCAGCATTAAGTAGATCAATTTCAGCTTTATATTTCTTAGCCTCTTTTCCATCTGAGATTTTTTCTTCAACGACTTTAATTTTCTCTGCTATTTTTTGTCCCTCATATTCATTTTCCGCCATTTGTTTTTTCAACTCTGCTAAAGAACGTTCACTAACAACTAAGTTTTTTAGTTTTTCACCTAAAGTTTTTACTTTTGTTGTTTTTGCATATTTTTCAATATAAAGACTAATTGCTTCTTCAATTGATGGAATTCCTGAATGAATCAAAGCCTGCTTCTTTTTATCATCATTTTTTTCAGCTTGGCTTAATTCATCTTGGATTTTTTCTTTTCTAGTTTTTGGCAATGGCGCATATTTTTCAAAATGCAAGGGTTTATTTCTATTTAATTTTCTTACTAATCCATTTACCTCATTTAGCGCATCATACGTTGCATCATCTAAATCCTCATCATCAATATTATCGATTCCTGGAATTGATAATACTGTTCTGATTCCTAATGCAGTAGCTGCAGAAGCTGGATAAATATTAGGATTTTTAATTCCTTTATCTTCTAGGTATTCTTTTGTTGCTTGTAAAGCATCTGGGATACTTTCTTCAGAAGGCTTATATACATCCATCTTATTTACTACAAAAATAAATCTATCGTGTGCACGCTTACCCGCATCCTTCATTTTCTCAGCTACCTTATTCAATAAGAGACTATCATCATTGATTCCCAGTTGAGTAGAATTTATAACATATAGCACTAACGTCTTAGGGGAATCCTCTAAGGATTTAAAAGTTGTTGTTTGATGATCACTATTTCTAGAATTATTAGGTCCTGGAGTATCAACTAAAATCAAGTTAGTATCTTTTGAGCTTACAAATGGAATGTCGCCATCTATATGAATTTCCTGAACATTATTATCCGCATTTAGTCTTGACATGATGTTATAATCTAATCTATCTAATCTTTCTAAGACATTGTTATCTTTGTCACACGCTGTTGCTTTATAGCCTTTTTTATCGTTATCTTTGATTCGAGTGATCGTTGCTGTACATGCTTGGTTATATGCTGGCATTAATTTTTCACCTAACATTGCATTGATCAAAGTAGATTTACCTGAACTCATAGTAGCGACAACATTAACTTCAAAATCGTCACTTTGTGCTTGGTTGAATGCATTAATAATCTCTGGAGTTTTCAGTTCGTCAACTGGACCATTTTGAATTTTTTCAAAAATCTTTTTAATTGCTTCTTCCTTATCCTCGATACTTTCCTTAACTGGTAAATGTTTTGTAGTTATATTTGTTGCATTATCTTTATTAAAATCCTTAACTACTTCTTCCAAATCTTCATAATCTAATTTTGTTCCATAAAATTTAATTTCAATGTCAGCCGTGTTGCATTCGTCGTATAAATACTCGGGTAATTTATCGATCCATTCTTGTAAGCGCATTTCGGAAACATTTAACTTACTCGTATCCTTGACTGGTTTATCATCAATTTTGATCTCTGTTTGTAACCGATATGGATTATATTTAATATAAACTTCTTTTGTCATGCTTTTTCATCCTCTACCTTATTTTCTTATATTATCCGCCTTAAGATAGACATATACTGTCACTATAGAATATGTACTTTTTAGACTAATATTAATTTAATTTTGCTATAGTAAATACGGCATTTCTACTTAATCGTAAGAAAAATTTGACTTTATACACACTATATATAACCACCTATAAAACAACATTTATCTTGAAATATAAATAAAAAATGTCCATATAATGACTAAAAATATTTTTAATAGCAGTAAACTCTAGGAATAGTTATCTATATCTATAAATACCTATTTAAAATAAACTAAATAGGCTGAGAATCTCTTCTAGCTTTTAACTAGTGATTTTCTCAGCCTATCTCTATATTTTATACTGATTGAAACATCCCTGAAGCAACTTGTACTGTTTCAATGATCTCATCTTCATTGATATCACGTTTTTTCAATTTATCTGTGATCATCTTACGGTAACGATCGCGAATATGTTTACGGGCATTACCAGAAGCAAACATTTCTTTGTAAAGGTTAGTTGTGTGTTTATCGACAAAGACTTCATTTACGATCTCATCGAATTCATCTTGCTTTAGCGGACAAAAGATAACGAGATCGATAAATTCTTCTTTAGCGATCCGGATCATTCTAATACTATCATCTTCACTAAATTTATCAGCGATCGCTTTTGCCGCCATCGTTCCTACCATACCACCAATGATCGTCCCGATCCCAGGCACTGCTGATCCGATCACAGCCCCTGTTGCAGCTCCAGCAGCTGTTACTGCAGTATTTTTTACTAATTGTTGCATCGAGATCCTTCCGCGTAAACAGTCAATGACATCTGGTCCGATCGAGATCGCAGCTGTCACCCCGATTGCAGTCCCCTTAGCAATTCCCTCGGAGGTAGCTCCTTTAAAAATAGACTTGGCTAAATTAGAACCACCAAACTGGGAAGAAACAGTATAGATCGATGCTCCGACTAAAACAGGTTTTACCGCTCCTAAAACTGCTCCCTTCAAAGCTTCTTCCGCTTCTTGTCCATGCCAA
This window of the Ligilactobacillus faecis genome carries:
- a CDS encoding dynamin family protein — encoded protein: MTKEVYIKYNPYRLQTEIKIDDKPVKDTSKLNVSEMRLQEWIDKLPEYLYDECNTADIEIKFYGTKLDYEDLEEVVKDFNKDNATNITTKHLPVKESIEDKEEAIKKIFEKIQNGPVDELKTPEIINAFNQAQSDDFEVNVVATMSSGKSTLINAMLGEKLMPAYNQACTATITRIKDNDKKGYKATACDKDNNVLERLDRLDYNIMSRLNADNNVQEIHIDGDIPFVSSKDTNLILVDTPGPNNSRNSDHQTTTFKSLEDSPKTLVLYVINSTQLGINDDSLLLNKVAEKMKDAGKRAHDRFIFVVNKMDVYKPSEESIPDALQATKEYLEDKGIKNPNIYPASAATALGIRTVLSIPGIDNIDDEDLDDATYDALNEVNGLVRKLNRNKPLHFEKYAPLPKTRKEKIQDELSQAEKNDDKKKQALIHSGIPSIEEAISLYIEKYAKTTKVKTLGEKLKNLVVSERSLAELKKQMAENEYEGQKIAEKIKVVEEKISDGKEAKKYKAEIDLLNADKELETGKNKITKDAQALIREVISRVKNKHLTPSEARYEAKKINVQLKQIQSKVRAELEVLRDKIVTQKAEELLAGYVKRLASLSADVSTAGPKLDLKELMLGEISIDTNNLVDSSKATEEVVVDTVYVKNYNKRWFKPWTWLEESGHYEDVTEEQEYVDATKMSQLFLNESQKSLFENGDIAVKLTKEQVEEVKTRFKEKFVELDNVLKDKMNEIKKYQADDKKNKDNFDNLKELVAKQEWLEDIQKEMDAILDI